The Pseudoalteromonas sp. DL-6 genome has a window encoding:
- a CDS encoding exonuclease SbcCD subunit D C-terminal domain-containing protein, whose amino-acid sequence MKVLHTSDWHLGQQFYEHDRRHEHHAFFSWLLTTLVSQQIDLLLVAGDIYHTATPSASAENQLYQFIKNAKAQCPQLHVVIIAGNHDSANRILAAQPLLAQFDTHVVGRFDPANPNDVVITINNNDKHAVVLAMPFLRTSDVSALSQSEEGPSYPQGVAKAYQLALEHALTLNAENTPLIVMGHLHAKGGNISGDSERNLVIGGEEAISASVFGKHANYVALGHLHKAQLVAKNEHIRYSGTPIPMSFSERKYTHQVNVVEFNVQKDQPLSTTVNPLYIPRLAEVIVLPEGECVPLAKLCEQIKALDTQQYEIAPYLRVKLKSSDIDTTFREQIEQALKDKQVNFCGIERVRDQQVNNSSETVFEDLSFVEMLNPINLLEQAFNNDKDMAGETVPSELKALLTDVIDELEQEQLL is encoded by the coding sequence ATGAAAGTTCTTCACACTTCAGACTGGCACTTAGGTCAGCAATTTTATGAACATGATCGCCGTCATGAACACCATGCTTTTTTCTCTTGGTTATTAACCACCCTCGTTAGCCAACAAATCGACTTATTACTGGTCGCTGGCGATATTTATCACACTGCCACCCCCAGCGCTAGTGCAGAAAACCAACTCTATCAATTTATAAAGAATGCCAAAGCACAGTGCCCACAATTACACGTGGTCATAATTGCCGGCAATCATGACTCCGCTAATCGTATTTTGGCCGCACAGCCCTTATTAGCTCAGTTTGATACCCATGTTGTAGGCCGCTTTGATCCCGCCAACCCCAATGACGTGGTAATAACAATTAATAACAACGACAAACACGCTGTGGTACTCGCTATGCCGTTTTTACGCACCAGCGACGTAAGTGCACTGAGCCAGAGTGAAGAGGGCCCTAGTTACCCACAAGGCGTTGCTAAAGCTTATCAACTGGCACTTGAACATGCGTTAACGCTTAACGCTGAAAATACGCCTTTAATTGTTATGGGTCACTTGCATGCCAAGGGTGGAAATATTTCTGGTGACTCTGAGCGTAACTTAGTTATTGGCGGTGAAGAAGCCATTTCAGCGTCAGTATTTGGTAAGCATGCCAATTACGTAGCGCTAGGGCATTTACACAAAGCGCAGTTAGTGGCTAAAAATGAGCACATTCGCTACAGCGGTACACCTATTCCAATGTCGTTTTCAGAAAGGAAATATACCCATCAAGTCAATGTGGTTGAGTTTAACGTACAAAAAGACCAACCGCTAAGCACCACTGTAAACCCCCTTTACATTCCTAGGCTCGCTGAAGTAATTGTATTACCCGAGGGGGAGTGCGTCCCTTTAGCCAAGCTATGCGAGCAAATAAAAGCACTCGATACACAACAATACGAAATAGCGCCATACTTACGAGTAAAGCTAAAATCCAGTGATATCGATACCACTTTTCGTGAACAAATTGAACAAGCACTAAAAGACAAGCAGGTTAACTTTTGTGGTATAGAGCGAGTACGCGATCAGCAAGTGAATAATTCCTCAGAAACGGTATTTGAGGATTTAAGCTTTGTAGAAATGCTCAACCCAATTAATTTGCTAGAACAAGCCTTTAATAACGACAAAGATATGGCCGGAGAAACCGTACCCAGTGAATTAAAAGCGCTATTAACCGACGTTATTGATGAACTTGAACAGGAGCAGCTACTATGA
- a CDS encoding AAA family ATPase: MKITAVRIHNLASIADAEIDFLASPLKDAGLFAITGDTGAGKSTVLDAICLALYTKTARLKGDKGNLIDFNGDNIKLNDARNLLRRGKWEGYAEVDFSGQDQQLYRARYSIQRTHKKVTGKLKVAEHTLHSLPDETLIADKSTTIKAIENKIGLTFEQFSRAVLLAQHEFAAFLKATGDERAQLLECLTGTDKFSRIGQRIFERNKAVKDKFELLTASLASYTLLSDEELSEKKHTLDELKKQTEHTKITLANTEQGVNWYKQAHSLEQALTAAQQNEQQASDALDAVKVQTEQAKQAQSALEIKDNRQRFKSLTVQNSQLNSQIKELNALDHAALINEQASKVKKQQSELATAKQQQQTAEPLITKARELDSQLAIFTQSITSLTQQKTKEQQQLSELQQQLQQNNLSVEQATTQSAHHKKWLQENNQLKPLATDWNYFNHSFKQFFNTTTQLKTLEQQKQATTLQLSTLATKLNEQNKQLEHAEQVLSTEKQNLNKLTQQQEQFSIEQCDNQLKNIDYLKEQRARYKQFNQELKHTAQQQSNVAEKLTQSEQTNNTLLAQLSSKEQALKHAEQSLNQARLRASEHVEHLRAQLLPNEACAVCGATEHPFANNQSQPFNNLITDFENTYTGAKQQHLDAQTQLHQHQTQHAVLVAEHKQHSQAIADAQAKMLDIKNTMQAAKTDLNDLSVEQLDDTHKQLSVQKTQYFAAQKQKDQLQEAVNQLQNTVKKEQTAQQQLNTQHVELNNQLIMLNNKHQELHSQREALISELNSHFENSQFWQALQTGALTLSELGEQVEQYQHQQLQLEHTQKQLDSANLQLQQLTPLMTKAEQQVSKLNDDLTQAQQQHNNTQQQRLALFDNQTISADDYQAQLNRQVEQCQSELNQSQQAHDSAIKQRDEHAITLKNLEQHFADNSQELTTLETRYGAWFEEFSALYTDISHQQIEVLLAISNDDIKEQLKHSEQLSQALVDARAALKQQQNANEQHQQNNKPAHSEAQLIEQQTQLTVQQTQLHNNLLTINTAIEQHNQNAKALEGKQAELSKLKQQVEQWHLLNKVLGDATGKTMRNLAQTQTLKILLHYANSHLKTLNKRYELTAIADSLDIAIIDRDMADEQRSVNTLSGGESFLVSLALALGLASLSSNKVQINSLFVDEGFGTLDSETLSIAMDALDSLQAQGRKVGVISHVSEMSERVATQIHVAKKPGGYSTINVI, from the coding sequence ATGAAAATAACCGCCGTACGTATTCATAACTTAGCCTCCATTGCTGATGCCGAAATCGACTTTTTAGCATCACCACTCAAAGACGCAGGTTTATTTGCTATTACAGGTGACACTGGCGCAGGAAAAAGCACCGTACTTGATGCCATTTGTTTAGCGCTTTATACGAAAACTGCCCGTTTAAAAGGCGATAAAGGCAACCTAATTGATTTTAACGGCGATAACATAAAGCTTAACGATGCCCGTAATTTATTGCGCCGTGGAAAATGGGAAGGCTATGCGGAAGTAGACTTTAGCGGCCAAGATCAACAACTTTATAGAGCACGCTACAGCATTCAACGAACGCATAAAAAAGTAACCGGCAAACTAAAAGTAGCCGAGCATACTTTGCATAGCTTACCTGATGAAACCTTAATCGCCGACAAAAGCACCACCATAAAAGCCATTGAAAATAAAATAGGCCTCACTTTTGAGCAGTTCTCCCGTGCAGTGCTACTAGCACAACACGAGTTTGCCGCATTTTTAAAAGCCACTGGCGATGAACGCGCACAACTTTTAGAGTGCCTTACCGGCACCGATAAATTTAGTCGAATAGGCCAGCGTATATTTGAGCGTAATAAAGCAGTAAAAGATAAATTTGAATTACTAACAGCCAGCTTAGCCAGTTACACGTTATTGTCTGATGAAGAACTCAGTGAGAAAAAACACACTCTTGATGAACTTAAAAAACAAACTGAACACACAAAAATAACGTTGGCCAACACAGAGCAAGGTGTTAACTGGTACAAGCAAGCACACAGTTTAGAGCAAGCATTAACAGCGGCCCAACAAAACGAGCAACAAGCAAGTGATGCACTTGATGCGGTTAAAGTGCAAACTGAGCAAGCCAAACAAGCACAAAGTGCGCTTGAAATTAAAGATAATCGCCAGCGTTTTAAAAGCTTAACGGTGCAAAACAGTCAGTTAAATTCACAAATTAAAGAATTAAACGCGCTAGATCATGCCGCGCTTATTAACGAGCAAGCAAGTAAGGTTAAAAAACAACAAAGCGAATTAGCAACAGCAAAACAACAACAACAAACGGCTGAGCCACTGATTACAAAGGCACGTGAACTCGACAGTCAATTAGCTATTTTTACGCAAAGCATTACAAGCCTGACACAACAAAAAACCAAAGAGCAGCAGCAATTAAGCGAGTTACAACAGCAGTTACAACAAAATAATCTCAGTGTGGAGCAGGCAACAACACAAAGCGCCCACCATAAGAAATGGTTACAAGAGAACAATCAACTTAAGCCATTGGCCACTGATTGGAACTATTTTAATCACAGCTTTAAGCAGTTTTTTAATACTACAACGCAATTAAAAACACTCGAGCAACAAAAGCAAGCAACTACTTTGCAGCTAAGCACACTCGCTACCAAGCTTAATGAGCAAAATAAACAGCTTGAACATGCAGAGCAAGTGCTAAGCACTGAAAAACAAAACCTAAATAAACTCACCCAACAGCAAGAGCAATTTAGTATTGAGCAGTGCGATAATCAGCTTAAAAACATCGATTATTTAAAAGAGCAGCGAGCGCGTTATAAGCAATTTAATCAAGAGCTAAAGCACACTGCACAGCAACAAAGCAATGTGGCAGAAAAGCTAACTCAGAGTGAGCAAACTAACAATACATTGCTCGCGCAATTAAGCAGTAAAGAGCAAGCGCTGAAACACGCCGAACAATCGCTTAATCAAGCACGCTTGCGCGCGAGTGAACATGTTGAACACTTACGCGCACAACTCCTGCCTAATGAGGCATGTGCGGTTTGTGGAGCCACTGAGCATCCTTTTGCAAACAATCAAAGCCAACCTTTTAATAACTTAATAACCGACTTTGAAAATACTTATACTGGCGCTAAACAACAGCACTTAGATGCACAAACCCAGCTACATCAACATCAAACACAGCATGCGGTTTTAGTCGCAGAGCATAAGCAGCATAGCCAAGCGATTGCTGATGCCCAAGCCAAAATGTTAGACATTAAAAATACCATGCAAGCGGCTAAAACAGATCTTAATGACTTGAGCGTTGAGCAACTTGATGACACCCATAAACAATTAAGCGTGCAAAAAACGCAGTACTTTGCTGCGCAAAAACAAAAAGATCAGTTACAAGAAGCGGTTAACCAACTGCAAAACACGGTTAAAAAAGAACAGACTGCGCAGCAACAATTAAATACCCAGCATGTTGAACTGAATAATCAGCTCATCATGCTTAATAATAAGCACCAGGAATTGCACAGCCAACGCGAAGCACTTATAAGTGAGCTGAATTCTCACTTTGAAAACAGTCAATTTTGGCAAGCATTACAAACCGGCGCGTTAACGCTAAGCGAGTTAGGTGAGCAAGTAGAGCAGTATCAACATCAGCAACTACAACTTGAACACACTCAAAAGCAATTAGACAGCGCCAATTTACAGCTGCAGCAGCTAACCCCGCTTATGACCAAAGCTGAGCAGCAAGTTAGCAAGCTCAACGACGATTTAACTCAGGCACAGCAGCAACACAACAATACTCAGCAACAGCGCTTAGCGTTATTCGATAACCAAACGATTAGCGCTGATGACTACCAGGCTCAGCTGAATAGACAAGTAGAGCAGTGCCAGAGTGAATTAAATCAGAGTCAACAGGCACACGACAGCGCCATAAAACAGCGCGATGAGCACGCTATTACGCTTAAAAACCTTGAGCAGCACTTCGCCGATAACAGCCAAGAGCTAACCACACTTGAAACACGCTATGGTGCTTGGTTTGAAGAATTTAGCGCGCTGTATACTGATATAAGCCATCAGCAAATCGAGGTGCTACTGGCCATAAGTAATGACGATATTAAAGAGCAGCTAAAGCATAGCGAGCAGTTATCTCAAGCATTAGTTGATGCTCGTGCCGCGCTAAAACAACAGCAAAACGCCAATGAGCAGCATCAGCAAAATAATAAGCCAGCACACAGCGAAGCACAGTTAATTGAGCAACAAACTCAATTAACTGTGCAGCAAACACAATTACACAATAACTTACTTACGATTAATACTGCCATCGAGCAGCACAACCAGAATGCAAAAGCTCTTGAGGGCAAGCAGGCTGAGCTAAGCAAGCTTAAACAACAAGTAGAACAATGGCATTTACTTAATAAAGTGCTCGGTGACGCAACCGGCAAAACAATGCGTAATTTAGCGCAAACACAAACACTAAAAATATTGCTACATTATGCTAATAGCCATTTAAAAACGCTGAATAAGCGTTACGAACTAACAGCAATAGCTGATTCACTTGATATAGCGATTATTGACCGCGATATGGCCGATGAACAGCGTTCTGTGAATACACTTTCTGGCGGAGAGTCGTTTTTAGTATCGTTGGCACTTGCATTAGGACTGGCCTCTTTATCTTCAAACAAAGTGCAAATTAACTCGTTATTTGTTGACGAAGGCTTTGGTACACTAGATAGTGAAACACTTAGTATTGCAATGGATGCGCTAGATTCACTGCAAGCGCAAGGTAGAAAGGTCGGTGTGATTTCACATGTAAGTGAAATGAGCGAACGCGTTGCAACGCAAATTCATGTCGCTAAAAAACCGGGTGGATACTCCACCATAAACGTAATTTAA
- a CDS encoding class I SAM-dependent methyltransferase, which translates to MPTFTGEEAHEYDNRITRLVPGYELLHQLTNAQLSATLTDNAHILVVGAGTGKEIAALANINSTWQFTAQDTSADMLAIAKQRFVEQGIDARVSIECQPVDKLKVKADAVLCLLVMHFVEDNGDKKQLLKGIKNNLKKSAPVFIADLMRPETPFEREAQLNTCQELGLSDAGKTQMAHNLEREFYPLDRMRFSELLNECGFGIPKLYFKALGFSGYVV; encoded by the coding sequence ATGCCCACTTTTACAGGCGAAGAAGCACACGAGTATGATAACCGTATTACCCGTTTAGTCCCAGGTTACGAGCTATTACATCAACTAACCAATGCACAGCTAAGCGCAACGTTAACTGATAACGCCCATATTTTAGTGGTAGGCGCGGGCACAGGTAAAGAAATCGCAGCATTGGCGAATATTAATTCTACTTGGCAGTTTACCGCTCAAGATACCTCGGCCGACATGTTAGCTATTGCTAAGCAACGCTTTGTAGAGCAAGGTATTGATGCACGAGTCAGCATTGAGTGCCAACCGGTAGATAAATTAAAAGTTAAAGCCGACGCGGTATTATGTTTATTGGTGATGCATTTTGTTGAAGATAACGGCGATAAAAAGCAGTTATTAAAGGGGATTAAAAACAATCTTAAAAAATCCGCACCGGTATTTATTGCTGACTTAATGCGCCCAGAAACCCCATTTGAAAGAGAAGCGCAACTTAATACGTGCCAAGAGCTTGGACTTAGCGATGCAGGCAAAACGCAAATGGCACATAACTTAGAGCGTGAGTTTTACCCGCTTGATCGCATGCGCTTTAGTGAGTTACTCAACGAGTGTGGCTTTGGCATTCCAAAACTGTACTTTAAAGCACTTGGGTTTAGTGGGTACGTGGTATAA
- a CDS encoding cold-shock protein, which yields MSNTTTGTVKFFNEAKGFGFIEQESGPDVFAHFSAISGDGFKTLAEGQKVQFSVTQGQKGPQAENIVCI from the coding sequence ATGTCTAATACAACTACTGGTACTGTAAAATTTTTCAACGAAGCTAAAGGTTTTGGTTTTATTGAGCAAGAGTCTGGCCCAGACGTTTTCGCACATTTCAGCGCAATCTCAGGCGACGGTTTCAAAACTTTAGCTGAAGGCCAAAAAGTACAGTTCAGCGTAACTCAAGGTCAAAAAGGCCCGCAAGCTGAAAACATCGTTTGCATCTAA
- a CDS encoding Lrp/AsnC family transcriptional regulator, with amino-acid sequence MDTIDRKILAQLQVDGRLTLSELADRVGLSVSPCHRRVKELEKSKAIVGYRTEISPEKVGLNFSALVFITIKEGDKASLSKLEQAVDAIPQITNAQRLFGTPDYLLHVVTKDLAAFQQLYDDKLSALPGVQRLTSTIVMKDIVRARNLHF; translated from the coding sequence ATGGATACCATAGATAGGAAAATTCTTGCGCAGCTACAAGTTGATGGCAGGCTCACCCTCTCTGAATTGGCTGATCGTGTTGGGCTGAGTGTCTCGCCCTGTCATCGTCGTGTCAAAGAGCTTGAAAAAAGCAAAGCAATTGTCGGTTACCGCACCGAGATTTCACCGGAGAAAGTGGGTTTAAACTTTTCTGCACTCGTATTTATTACTATCAAAGAGGGTGATAAAGCGTCGTTAAGCAAATTAGAGCAAGCGGTGGATGCTATTCCTCAGATCACCAATGCGCAACGTTTATTTGGTACCCCAGATTACTTATTACACGTCGTTACTAAAGATTTAGCTGCGTTTCAGCAACTTTATGATGACAAGCTATCAGCCTTACCAGGTGTACAACGTTTAACCTCAACCATTGTGATGAAAGATATTGTAAGAGCGCGTAATTTGCATTTTTAA
- a CDS encoding LysE family translocator, giving the protein MDINIIFSFWLVSILFVLTPGADWAYTISAGIAGDKIVPAVSGLILGHLVASLIVVVGLGALLASHAIFIKLLTLFGALYIIWIAVSLYRFPPMPAAYVSGQQHTSDTHLKWMRKGFIISGLNPKVMLLFLALLPQFVLPTLSFSITEQLLVLSVIHLVGCALVYWLIGISAKKILSNNPALSLKFGRASACVLFILGSLMLVDSAQKLAHIV; this is encoded by the coding sequence ATGGATATTAATATTATTTTTTCTTTTTGGCTGGTGTCAATTTTGTTTGTACTCACCCCTGGAGCTGATTGGGCTTATACAATTAGCGCAGGAATAGCGGGCGACAAAATTGTTCCTGCAGTATCGGGGTTAATACTTGGGCATTTAGTGGCCAGTTTAATAGTGGTGGTAGGGTTAGGTGCGCTATTAGCGTCGCATGCCATCTTTATAAAGCTGTTAACCTTGTTTGGCGCTTTATACATCATTTGGATTGCCGTATCACTGTACCGATTTCCTCCTATGCCTGCAGCTTATGTCAGTGGCCAACAACACACCTCAGATACGCATCTAAAGTGGATGAGAAAGGGCTTTATTATTAGTGGCTTAAACCCTAAAGTGATGCTGTTATTTTTAGCCTTATTACCGCAGTTTGTATTGCCAACTTTATCGTTTTCTATCACTGAACAATTGCTGGTACTGAGTGTAATTCATTTAGTGGGCTGTGCGTTAGTGTATTGGTTAATAGGAATAAGCGCCAAAAAAATCCTCAGTAACAACCCCGCATTGTCGCTCAAATTTGGACGAGCCTCGGCATGTGTGCTGTTTATTTTAGGCTCGCTAATGCTAGTTGATAGCGCACAAAAACTAGCTCACATTGTGTAA
- a CDS encoding YaiI/YqxD family protein — protein MKIWVDADACPVVIKEILFRAAERTQTETILVANHAMRIPPSKFISRLQVSSGFDVADDEIVKRIEKGDLVITGDIPLASEVIDNGGQALNPRGELYTTENIRSLLNVRDFMDTMRSSGVEMSGGPPPLSQSDRQNFANNLDRILAQNKSS, from the coding sequence ATGAAAATTTGGGTTGATGCTGACGCTTGTCCGGTGGTAATAAAAGAAATTTTATTTAGAGCTGCAGAGCGTACGCAAACAGAAACAATACTGGTTGCAAATCATGCCATGCGCATTCCACCATCAAAATTTATTAGCCGACTGCAAGTGTCATCGGGCTTTGATGTGGCTGATGATGAAATAGTAAAACGCATTGAAAAAGGCGATTTGGTGATCACTGGGGATATTCCGCTGGCAAGTGAAGTGATTGATAACGGCGGCCAAGCGCTTAATCCGCGAGGTGAGCTTTACACCACTGAAAACATTCGCTCCTTACTAAATGTACGCGACTTTATGGATACTATGCGCTCAAGCGGCGTAGAAATGAGTGGCGGGCCGCCTCCGTTAAGCCAAAGTGACAGACAAAACTTTGCTAATAATCTTGACCGTATTTTAGCGCAAAATAAGAGTAGTTAA
- a CDS encoding lipocalin family protein, whose translation MKLAFKAALFITIVFLLSACTSAPEGITPVKNFDLEKYQGKWYEIARLDHSFEQGMEQVTATYSINDDGTVKVLNKGFISKDQQWDEAEGLAKFVENTDTGHFKVSFFGPFYGAYIIFELDQPDYQYAFITSYSKDYLWLLSRTPTVSEELKQHFLSQVKALGFATDEIIWVNQKPL comes from the coding sequence ATGAAACTCGCTTTTAAAGCTGCATTATTTATTACCATCGTGTTTTTACTCAGTGCCTGTACCAGCGCCCCTGAAGGAATAACCCCAGTTAAAAACTTTGATTTAGAAAAATATCAAGGCAAGTGGTATGAAATAGCTCGATTAGACCATTCATTTGAACAAGGGATGGAACAAGTAACAGCCACCTACTCAATTAACGATGATGGAACGGTGAAGGTATTAAACAAAGGGTTTATTAGTAAAGATCAGCAGTGGGACGAAGCCGAAGGCTTAGCTAAATTTGTAGAAAACACCGATACAGGGCATTTTAAAGTGTCATTTTTTGGGCCGTTTTATGGTGCCTATATTATTTTTGAGCTCGACCAACCTGATTATCAATATGCCTTTATTACCAGTTATAGCAAAGATTACTTATGGCTTTTATCGCGCACCCCAACAGTAAGTGAAGAGCTTAAGCAGCACTTTTTAAGCCAAGTAAAAGCGCTTGGTTTTGCAACTGATGAGATTATTTGGGTAAATCAAAAACCGCTGTAA
- a CDS encoding DUF3325 family protein, producing MITLLPFSLCLIAFNCFALAKYNHFKDVFNKRPTQQQRLVLLGVAWISILLSLLLCVNELQGYGGLQFCGYMTLSALIVMTFYSFLVRLTKLFNLLILVILAMSTLFFGLNGL from the coding sequence ATGATTACCTTGCTGCCATTTAGTTTATGTTTAATTGCTTTTAACTGCTTTGCGCTAGCTAAATATAATCATTTTAAGGATGTTTTTAATAAGCGCCCTACTCAACAGCAGCGTTTGGTTTTATTGGGTGTTGCTTGGATCAGTATTTTACTAAGTTTGCTGTTATGTGTTAACGAATTACAAGGTTATGGTGGTTTGCAGTTTTGTGGCTATATGACGTTAAGTGCTTTAATTGTAATGACTTTTTATAGTTTTTTGGTGAGGTTAACTAAGCTTTTTAATTTACTCATATTAGTAATATTGGCCATGAGTACGTTATTTTTTGGTTTAAATGGGCTTTAG